The window GTCACGTGGTGCACCCGTGCCGCCACCTCGGCGTGGGCATTGGCCGGGGCACACGCAAACGCGCAGCGCGTCAGCACCGGCAGATCGGGCCAGTCGTCACCCATGGCCGCGGCCTGGGACCAGTCCAGGCCCAGCGTGGCCAGGATCTGTTCGGCCGCGGGGCGCTTGTCTTCGGTACCGTAGAACACATGCTGGATGCCCAGCGCCGCGAGCCGATGGCGCAGCGGCTTGGAATCGCGGCCGGTGATGACCGCTGGCGTGATGCCGATGGCCCGCAACAGCTTCAGGCCCTGACCGTCGAGCGTGTGGAAACGCTTGAGGGTTTCGCCCGACTCGGTGAAATACACGCCGCCATCGGTGAGCACGCCGTCCACGTCGAAGAAGGCCACGCGCACACCCTGGGCCTTCAGCAGCAATTCGGGGGGCAGGGTCAGGGCAGGCAGCATGGGATGGACGGAAGCAAAAGACGGAGACGAAGCATCAGATAACCTTGGCGCGCAGCAGGTCGTTGGTGTTGAGCGCGCCGCACAGCCGCTGCTGTTCGTCCACCACCAGCACGCTGGTGATGCGGTGCTGCTCCATGAGCTCGGCGGCCTCGGCGGCCAGGGCGTGGCTGGCGATGGTGCGCGGGCCAGGGTGCATGACCTCGTGCGCCTGCAGGCCGCGCAGATCGATGCCGCGCTCGATCAGCCGGCGCAGGTCGCCGTCGGTGAAGATGCCGAGCACCCCGTCGTTGGCATCGACGATGGCCGAGGCGCCCAGGCCCTTGCGGCTCATTTCGCGCATGAGCTCGCCGAACGGCGTGTCCGCCGTCACGCGCGGCACCGCGTCGCCGATGCGCATCACGTCGCTCACATGGGTCAGTAGCTTGCGCCCGAGCGCACCGCCGGGATGGGAGCGCGCGAAATCATCCGGTGCGAAACCGCGCGCCTCGAGCAGGGCCACGGCGAGCGCGTCGCCGAGCGCCAGTTGCGCCGTGGTGCTGGCCGTGGGCGCGAGGTTCAGCGGACACGCCTCCTTGTCGACGCCGCCGTCGAGCACCTCGGTGGCGTGTCGGGCCAGCGTGGACTGCAGGCCGCCGGTAATCGCCACCAGCGGCACGCCCTGGCGCTTGAGCGCCGGCAGCAGCACGGTGAGTTCGGCGCTCTCGCCGCTGTTGGAAATCGCCAGCACCAGGTCGTCCGCCTGCACCATGCCCAAGTCGCCATGGCTGGCCTCGGCGGGATGCACGAAGAACGCGGGCGTGCCGGT of the Rhodoferax koreense genome contains:
- a CDS encoding KdsC family phosphatase, yielding MLPALTLPPELLLKAQGVRVAFFDVDGVLTDGGVYFTESGETLKRFHTLDGQGLKLLRAIGITPAVITGRDSKPLRHRLAALGIQHVFYGTEDKRPAAEQILATLGLDWSQAAAMGDDWPDLPVLTRCAFACAPANAHAEVAARVHHVTLRQGGFGAAREFCDVLLMASGRYAGLLQESLA
- a CDS encoding KpsF/GutQ family sugar-phosphate isomerase: MIQVPESAPSFDAAAILRRAGETFDIEAAAVLGLKARLGDGFVRVVQTILALRGRVVVMGMGKSGHIGRKIAATLASTGTPAFFVHPAEASHGDLGMVQADDLVLAISNSGESAELTVLLPALKRQGVPLVAITGGLQSTLARHATEVLDGGVDKEACPLNLAPTASTTAQLALGDALAVALLEARGFAPDDFARSHPGGALGRKLLTHVSDVMRIGDAVPRVTADTPFGELMREMSRKGLGASAIVDANDGVLGIFTDGDLRRLIERGIDLRGLQAHEVMHPGPRTIASHALAAEAAELMEQHRITSVLVVDEQQRLCGALNTNDLLRAKVI